A single region of the Bacillus cereus genome encodes:
- the relA gene encoding GTP diphosphokinase, whose product MANEQVLTAEQVLEKASQYLADEDIELVARAYEYARDAHSEQYRKSGEPYIIHPIQVAGILVDLHMDPATVSAGFLHDVVEDTEITLEDIEREFNKEIAMLVDGVTKLGKIKYKSHEQQQAENHRKMFIAMAQDIRVILIKLADRLHNMRTLKHLPQEKQRRIANETLEIFAPLAHRLGISTIKWELEDTSLRYLNPQQYYRIVNLMKRKRAEREEYLDEVMTGIREKLKEVSIQPEISGRPKHIYSIYRKMALQNKQFNEIYDLLAVRVVVNSIKDCYAVLGIIHTCWKPMPGRFKDYIAMPKANLYQSLHTTVIGPKGDPLEVQIRTKEMHEIAEFGIAAHWAYKEGKTAETTGTLEKKLTWFRQILEWQNEASNAEEFMESLKIDLFSDMVFVFTPKGDVMELPLGSVPIDFSYRVHSEIGNKTIGAKVNGKMVTLDYKLKTGDIIEILTSKHSYGPSQDWVKLAQTSHAKNKIRQFFKKQRRDENIEKGRELVEKEVRGLEYEMKEVLAPDNLKRVAEKFNFANEEDMFAAVGYNGITAAQIVTRLTDKFRKQREEEDIVEVKEVRKPMKIRKWDSGVKVSGADNLLIRLSKCCNPVPGDDIVGYITKGRGVSIHRRDCVNVHTEEAVERLLEVEWEGSPEKEIEYNVDIEISGYDRRGLLNEVLQAVTETKTYISAVSGRSDRNKMATINMSISIRNLQHLKKVVERIKRVPEIYAVRRMMH is encoded by the coding sequence ATGGCAAATGAGCAAGTACTAACAGCTGAACAGGTACTCGAGAAAGCAAGTCAATATTTAGCGGATGAAGATATTGAGCTAGTGGCACGTGCCTATGAATATGCACGTGATGCGCATAGCGAACAATATAGAAAATCGGGTGAACCATATATTATTCACCCAATTCAAGTTGCAGGTATTTTAGTTGATTTACACATGGATCCGGCTACAGTATCGGCAGGTTTCTTGCATGATGTAGTGGAAGATACAGAAATTACATTAGAAGATATTGAACGGGAATTTAATAAAGAAATCGCTATGCTTGTCGATGGTGTTACAAAGCTCGGAAAGATTAAATATAAATCTCATGAGCAACAACAAGCAGAAAACCATCGCAAAATGTTTATCGCAATGGCTCAAGATATTCGAGTTATTTTAATTAAACTAGCTGATCGTCTTCATAATATGCGTACATTGAAACATTTGCCTCAAGAGAAGCAGCGACGCATTGCAAATGAAACGTTAGAAATCTTTGCACCTTTAGCACATAGACTCGGAATTAGTACTATTAAATGGGAGCTAGAGGATACGTCACTTCGCTATTTAAACCCGCAGCAATATTATCGTATTGTGAATTTAATGAAGCGTAAACGTGCAGAGCGTGAAGAATATTTAGACGAAGTAATGACTGGTATTCGCGAGAAATTAAAAGAGGTTTCAATTCAACCTGAGATTTCTGGAAGACCAAAACATATTTACAGTATTTATCGTAAAATGGCATTGCAAAATAAACAATTCAATGAAATTTACGATTTACTAGCCGTACGTGTCGTTGTGAATAGTATTAAAGATTGCTATGCGGTGCTTGGAATTATTCATACGTGCTGGAAACCAATGCCAGGTCGTTTTAAAGATTATATTGCAATGCCGAAAGCAAATTTATATCAATCTCTTCATACGACTGTAATTGGACCGAAAGGTGATCCGCTAGAAGTGCAAATTCGTACGAAAGAAATGCACGAAATTGCAGAATTCGGTATCGCGGCACATTGGGCGTATAAAGAAGGAAAGACAGCAGAAACAACAGGTACATTAGAGAAGAAACTAACGTGGTTCCGTCAAATATTAGAATGGCAAAATGAAGCTTCTAATGCAGAAGAGTTTATGGAGTCATTAAAAATTGATTTATTCTCTGACATGGTATTCGTCTTCACACCGAAAGGCGATGTAATGGAATTACCACTTGGATCTGTTCCAATTGACTTTTCTTATCGTGTCCATTCAGAGATCGGGAATAAAACAATTGGTGCAAAAGTAAATGGAAAAATGGTAACCCTTGATTATAAATTAAAAACGGGTGACATCATTGAAATTTTAACATCGAAACATTCGTATGGCCCAAGCCAAGATTGGGTGAAACTTGCTCAAACATCTCATGCGAAAAATAAAATACGTCAATTCTTTAAGAAACAGCGTAGAGACGAAAATATTGAAAAAGGCCGTGAACTTGTTGAAAAAGAAGTACGTGGTCTAGAGTATGAGATGAAAGAAGTGTTAGCTCCTGACAATTTAAAACGTGTTGCTGAGAAGTTTAACTTTGCAAATGAAGAAGATATGTTTGCAGCAGTTGGATATAACGGAATTACAGCGGCGCAAATTGTTACGCGACTAACGGACAAGTTCCGTAAACAACGTGAAGAAGAAGACATCGTTGAAGTTAAAGAAGTTCGTAAACCGATGAAAATTCGAAAATGGGATTCTGGTGTAAAGGTAAGCGGTGCTGATAATTTACTAATTCGTTTATCAAAATGCTGTAACCCAGTTCCGGGTGATGATATCGTTGGGTATATTACGAAAGGCCGAGGTGTATCGATTCATCGTCGTGATTGTGTCAATGTGCATACAGAAGAAGCTGTAGAGCGTTTACTAGAAGTAGAGTGGGAAGGTAGCCCTGAAAAAGAAATTGAATACAATGTTGATATTGAAATTTCAGGCTATGATCGCCGTGGTTTATTGAATGAAGTATTGCAAGCTGTTACAGAAACGAAAACGTATATCTCAGCTGTTTCTGGTAGAAGTGATCGTAATAAGATGGCAACGATTAACATGTCGATTTCTATTCGAAACTTACAGCACTTGAAAAAAGTAGTAGAGCGCATTAAACGTGTTCCAGAAATTTATGCAGTACGACGCATGATGCATTAA
- a CDS encoding adenine phosphoribosyltransferase, producing the protein MDFKQHIAIVPDYPKEGIVFKDITPLMNDGKAYKAATDAIVEYAKERDIDVVVGPEARGFIIGCPVSYALEVGFAPVRKLGKLPREVITVDYGKEYGTDVLTIHKDAIKPGQRVLITDDLLATGGTIEATIKLVEELGGVVAGIAFLVELTYLDGRKMLDGYDVLVLEKY; encoded by the coding sequence ATGGATTTCAAGCAACATATCGCAATTGTACCGGATTATCCGAAAGAAGGTATTGTGTTTAAAGACATTACACCTTTAATGAACGACGGTAAAGCATACAAAGCAGCAACAGATGCAATCGTTGAGTATGCAAAAGAAAGAGATATCGATGTTGTAGTAGGACCAGAAGCTCGTGGTTTTATTATCGGTTGCCCAGTTTCTTATGCATTAGAAGTAGGATTTGCGCCAGTTCGTAAATTAGGAAAATTACCACGTGAAGTAATTACAGTTGACTACGGCAAAGAATATGGTACAGATGTTTTAACAATCCATAAAGATGCAATTAAACCGGGTCAACGCGTATTAATTACAGATGATCTATTAGCTACAGGCGGAACAATTGAAGCAACAATTAAGCTAGTTGAAGAACTTGGCGGAGTTGTAGCAGGAATTGCATTCTTAGTAGAGCTTACTTACTTAGATGGTCGTAAAATGTTAGATGGTTACGATGTATTAGTATTAGAAAAATACTAA
- the recJ gene encoding single-stranded-DNA-specific exonuclease RecJ — translation MLQPKTRWKEKEYSEERVSELASKLQLSPLVVSLFLGRGLDTEDKILDFLNTENQEFHDPFLLEGMDRTVERVNKAIQNGEQILIFGDYDADGVSSTTVLYLALQELGAEVEFYIPNRFTEGYGPNEEAFRWAHSAGFSLIITVDTGIAAVHEAKVAKDLGIDLIITDHHEPPPELPEALAIIHPKLEGGVYPFHYLAGVGVAFKVAHALLGRVPEHLLEIAVIGTVADLVSLHGENRLLVQRGLKHMRMTRNIGLKALFKVANVSQSEITEESIGFSIAPRINAVGRLEDATPAVHLLLSDDPEEAKELAEEIDELNKLRKDIVKQITEEAIAEVENNFPPEENKVLVLAKEGWNPGVIGIVASKLVERFYRPTIVLSIDPIKETAKGSARSIAGFDLFANLSDCRELLPHFGGHPMAAGMTLHMNDVDELRRRLNEQADVILTEEDFIPITAVDAFCKVEDVTLAAIEDMQKLAPFGVGNPKPRIAVKDADLESIRAIGSDGSHLKMALRDGQAILDTIGFGFGAYAKEISPVAKVSVIGEASINEWNNFKKPQLMVQDIAVEAWQLFDWRSMRNVEANLAELPKGKITMVYFSEEVLNKFSLEDYKEHLVHASEVTQLDDQYIVLLDLPKGTDELRDLFKMGFPSRIYTLFYQENNHLFSTVPTREHFKWYYSFLNQKAPFSLRQYGEQLCRHKGWSKDTVNFMTQVFFELEFVTIKDGVIFMAEQKQKRDLIESNTYREKMNHLQLEKELVYSTYQQLYTWFETIRNHK, via the coding sequence GTGTTACAACCGAAGACGCGTTGGAAAGAAAAAGAATATAGTGAAGAGCGAGTGAGTGAATTAGCAAGTAAATTGCAATTATCACCTCTTGTTGTTTCGTTATTCCTCGGTAGAGGATTAGATACAGAAGATAAGATTTTAGATTTTTTAAATACAGAAAATCAAGAATTTCACGATCCATTTTTATTAGAAGGAATGGATAGAACGGTAGAACGTGTAAATAAGGCGATTCAAAATGGAGAGCAAATATTAATATTTGGTGATTACGATGCGGACGGGGTAAGTAGTACGACTGTCTTATATCTTGCGCTTCAAGAATTAGGTGCAGAGGTAGAATTTTATATTCCAAACCGTTTTACAGAAGGGTATGGGCCAAACGAAGAAGCGTTTCGTTGGGCGCATAGCGCTGGGTTCTCGCTAATTATTACCGTAGATACTGGTATTGCAGCTGTACATGAAGCGAAGGTAGCGAAGGACCTTGGAATAGATCTTATTATTACAGATCACCATGAGCCACCGCCAGAATTACCAGAAGCACTTGCGATTATTCATCCGAAATTAGAAGGCGGTGTTTATCCGTTTCACTATTTAGCGGGTGTTGGTGTTGCGTTTAAAGTTGCACATGCACTTTTAGGGCGCGTTCCAGAACATTTATTGGAAATCGCAGTAATCGGTACAGTAGCTGATTTAGTATCGCTACATGGTGAAAACAGATTGTTAGTACAGCGCGGGCTTAAACATATGCGTATGACAAGAAATATTGGTTTGAAAGCTTTATTTAAAGTTGCTAACGTTTCGCAAAGTGAAATTACAGAAGAAAGTATTGGCTTCTCAATTGCACCGCGTATTAATGCGGTGGGACGTTTAGAAGATGCAACACCTGCTGTTCACTTATTATTATCAGACGATCCAGAAGAAGCGAAAGAGCTTGCTGAAGAAATTGATGAGCTGAACAAACTTCGAAAAGATATTGTAAAGCAAATTACAGAAGAGGCTATCGCTGAAGTGGAAAATAATTTCCCGCCAGAAGAAAACAAAGTGTTAGTGCTTGCAAAAGAAGGCTGGAATCCAGGTGTAATTGGGATTGTTGCTTCTAAATTAGTTGAACGTTTTTATCGTCCAACGATTGTATTGAGCATTGACCCTATAAAAGAAACGGCAAAGGGTTCAGCGCGTAGTATTGCAGGGTTTGATTTATTTGCTAACTTGTCTGATTGTAGAGAGTTATTGCCACACTTCGGGGGACACCCGATGGCAGCCGGAATGACGCTACATATGAATGATGTAGATGAATTAAGACGTAGGTTAAATGAGCAAGCTGATGTGATTTTAACTGAGGAAGATTTTATTCCAATTACAGCAGTTGATGCTTTTTGTAAGGTGGAGGATGTAACTCTTGCTGCAATTGAGGATATGCAAAAGTTAGCGCCGTTTGGTGTTGGAAATCCAAAACCACGTATTGCGGTAAAAGATGCTGATTTGGAAAGTATTCGTGCAATCGGATCAGATGGTTCACATTTGAAAATGGCACTTCGTGACGGACAGGCAATACTGGATACAATTGGATTCGGATTTGGTGCGTATGCGAAAGAAATTTCTCCAGTTGCGAAAGTTTCTGTAATAGGAGAGGCATCCATTAATGAATGGAATAATTTTAAGAAGCCACAATTAATGGTACAAGATATTGCTGTAGAGGCATGGCAATTATTTGATTGGCGTAGTATGCGTAATGTGGAAGCAAATTTAGCAGAACTTCCGAAAGGAAAAATAACAATGGTGTATTTTTCTGAAGAGGTATTGAATAAGTTTTCTTTAGAAGACTATAAAGAACATCTCGTGCATGCATCAGAGGTCACACAGTTAGATGATCAATACATCGTTTTGCTTGATTTGCCGAAAGGAACAGATGAATTACGTGACCTATTTAAAATGGGATTCCCATCGCGAATTTATACGTTATTTTATCAAGAGAATAACCATTTATTTAGTACAGTCCCAACGAGGGAACATTTTAAATGGTACTACTCTTTCTTGAACCAAAAAGCACCATTTTCTTTAAGACAATATGGGGAACAACTATGTCGTCATAAAGGTTGGTCGAAAGATACAGTAAATTTCATGACACAGGTGTTTTTTGAGTTAGAATTTGTTACAATAAAAGACGGTGTCATTTTTATGGCCGAACAAAAACAAAAGCGTGATTTAATTGAATCGAACACATATCGTGAGAAAATGAACCACTTACAATTAGAAAAAGAATTGGTTTATAGCACATATCAGCAACTATATACATGGTTTGAAACGATTCGTAATCATAAATAA
- a CDS encoding cation diffusion facilitator family transporter yields the protein MEKDERFKQAEFGAIVGIVGNIILAIIKAVIGYIGNSKALLADAVHSGSDVIGSLAVLFGLRAAKQPPDEDHPYGHGKAESISAIIVAVLLFIVGLEIAISSIKAFSQELEPPKGITIFAVIFSIVVKEGMFQYKFRLGKRINSDAIIANAYEHRSDVFSSIAALIGICAAIIGGKLGLDWLVYADPIAGLFVSILVAKMAWSIGAEAIHATLDHVLHEEDVIPFREAVLQVEGVKKIGSLYAREHGHYVIVDIKVSVDPYITVEEGHSIGKHVKETLMKQDNVQNVFVHINPYSPN from the coding sequence ATGGAAAAAGATGAACGTTTTAAACAGGCTGAGTTTGGTGCTATTGTCGGTATCGTTGGTAATATTATATTAGCGATTATAAAAGCGGTAATTGGTTATATTGGAAACAGTAAGGCACTATTGGCGGATGCAGTGCATTCTGGATCAGATGTAATCGGTTCGCTAGCTGTACTTTTTGGATTGCGAGCAGCGAAGCAGCCGCCTGATGAAGATCATCCGTACGGTCATGGTAAAGCGGAATCGATTTCAGCGATTATTGTAGCGGTATTATTATTTATTGTTGGACTAGAGATAGCGATTTCGTCTATAAAAGCTTTTTCACAAGAATTAGAACCGCCGAAGGGAATTACGATTTTTGCTGTCATTTTTTCTATTGTCGTGAAAGAAGGAATGTTTCAATATAAATTCCGATTAGGGAAAAGGATAAATAGTGATGCAATTATTGCAAATGCATATGAGCACCGTTCGGATGTGTTTTCCTCAATTGCAGCTTTAATCGGCATTTGTGCAGCTATCATCGGTGGTAAATTAGGTTTAGATTGGCTTGTATATGCCGATCCGATTGCAGGATTATTTGTTTCAATTCTTGTTGCGAAAATGGCGTGGAGTATTGGGGCGGAAGCGATTCACGCAACGCTTGATCATGTGCTTCATGAGGAGGATGTTATTCCGTTTAGAGAAGCAGTTCTTCAAGTGGAAGGTGTGAAGAAAATAGGTTCTTTATATGCGAGGGAACATGGTCACTATGTAATCGTTGATATTAAAGTATCTGTAGATCCATATATCACTGTAGAAGAAGGGCATAGCATCGGAAAGCATGTGAAAGAAACACTTATGAAACAAGATAACGTACAAAATGTGTTTGTACATATAAATCCGTATTCTCCAAATTAA
- the secDF gene encoding protein translocase subunit SecDF — MAKRGTRIAAFFLIVLLIGGVIGAAGKDIAKGISLGLDLRGGFEILYEVKPAKKGDKIDRDALVSTVGALENRVNALGVSEPNIQIEGEDRIRVQLAGVQDQQKARDMLSTQAKLTFRDVNDNLLMDGADLKGGGAKQTFDEQGRASVGLTLKSADKFREVTEKISKMPPPTNLMVIWLDFEEGKDSYKAESAKPNPKFLSAATVNQVFNQAQVSIVGGNFTVESAKELSSLLNAGALPVDLKEMYSTSVGAKFGQQALEQTIFASAIGIALIFLFMLVFYRLPGLVAVIMLGLYIFVTLLVFNWMHAVLTLPGIAALVLGVGIAVDANIITYERLKEELKIGKSMMSAFRAGNHRSLATILDANITTLAAAGVLFVYGNSSVKGFATSLIVSILVGFITNVFGTRFLLGLLVKSRYFDKKPSYFGVKEKDIIPLTKGVVHPPTRFDRINFVNIGHKFLIFSMVVVIAGAIILPIFKLNLGIDFASGTRIDLQSKQALTVSDVHKDLEELKIDVKEEDIVPTGDDNKGFAVRTLGVLSKDEIAKAKTFFHDKYGTEPNVSTVSPTIGKEIARNAFIAVLIASVVIILYVSIRFRFTYALSAVLALLHDAFVMVVMFSLFQIEVDLTFIAAVLTIIGYSINDSIVTFDRNRELYKQKKRVRDIKDLEEIVNASIRQTLGRSINTVLTVLFPVIALLIFGSESLRNFSFALLVGLIVGTYSSVFVASQIWLLLENRRLKKGKNKKKVEKVESEPQV, encoded by the coding sequence ATGGCAAAGCGTGGTACAAGAATTGCCGCCTTTTTCCTCATCGTTTTATTAATTGGTGGAGTGATTGGTGCGGCAGGAAAAGACATAGCAAAAGGAATTAGTCTAGGACTAGACCTTCGCGGTGGTTTTGAAATTCTGTATGAAGTAAAACCAGCCAAAAAAGGTGATAAAATCGATCGTGATGCACTTGTCAGTACAGTAGGTGCTCTTGAAAATCGTGTCAATGCACTCGGTGTAAGTGAGCCGAACATTCAAATCGAAGGAGAAGATCGAATTCGCGTACAGCTTGCTGGTGTACAAGATCAGCAAAAAGCACGTGACATGTTATCAACACAAGCAAAATTAACATTCCGTGATGTGAATGACAACCTTCTTATGGACGGAGCGGATTTAAAAGGCGGCGGAGCAAAGCAAACATTTGATGAGCAAGGCCGTGCAAGCGTAGGTCTTACACTAAAAAGCGCTGACAAATTCCGTGAAGTAACTGAAAAAATTTCAAAAATGCCACCACCAACGAATTTAATGGTAATTTGGCTTGATTTTGAAGAAGGAAAAGATTCGTATAAAGCAGAGTCTGCAAAACCGAATCCGAAGTTTTTATCAGCAGCAACAGTAAACCAAGTATTTAACCAAGCTCAAGTATCTATCGTAGGTGGAAACTTTACAGTGGAAAGTGCGAAAGAACTTTCATCTTTATTAAATGCAGGTGCACTTCCTGTTGATTTAAAAGAAATGTATTCAACATCTGTTGGAGCGAAATTTGGTCAACAAGCATTAGAGCAAACGATTTTCGCTAGTGCGATTGGTATCGCTCTTATTTTCTTATTTATGCTTGTATTCTACCGTTTACCAGGACTTGTAGCGGTTATTATGCTAGGCTTATACATTTTCGTTACATTGCTTGTCTTTAACTGGATGCATGCGGTTCTTACGTTGCCAGGTATTGCAGCGTTAGTGCTCGGGGTAGGTATCGCAGTTGATGCGAATATTATTACGTACGAGAGACTGAAAGAAGAGCTGAAAATTGGTAAGTCCATGATGTCAGCATTTCGTGCTGGTAACCATCGTTCATTAGCAACAATTTTAGATGCGAACATTACAACACTTGCAGCAGCTGGTGTATTATTCGTTTATGGTAATAGCTCTGTAAAAGGATTCGCAACAAGTTTAATTGTTAGTATTTTAGTCGGTTTCATTACGAACGTATTCGGTACTCGTTTCTTACTAGGTTTACTTGTAAAGAGCCGTTACTTCGATAAAAAACCATCTTACTTTGGTGTTAAGGAAAAGGATATTATTCCATTAACAAAAGGTGTAGTACATCCACCGACAAGATTTGATCGTATTAATTTCGTAAATATCGGTCATAAATTCCTTATCTTCTCGATGGTAGTTGTAATTGCAGGTGCAATTATACTACCAATTTTCAAACTGAATCTTGGGATTGACTTTGCAAGTGGTACACGTATCGACTTGCAATCTAAACAAGCACTTACTGTGTCAGATGTTCATAAAGATTTGGAAGAATTGAAAATTGATGTGAAGGAAGAAGATATTGTACCGACTGGGGACGACAATAAAGGTTTCGCCGTTCGTACATTAGGAGTTTTATCAAAAGATGAAATTGCGAAAGCAAAAACATTCTTCCATGATAAATATGGTACAGAGCCAAACGTAAGTACAGTTTCACCAACAATCGGTAAAGAAATCGCACGAAATGCATTTATCGCAGTATTAATTGCTTCGGTAGTTATTATCTTATACGTAAGTATTCGATTCCGATTTACGTATGCATTATCTGCAGTACTTGCATTACTACATGATGCATTCGTTATGGTTGTTATGTTTAGTCTTTTCCAGATAGAAGTAGACTTAACGTTTATCGCTGCGGTATTAACAATCATCGGTTATTCTATTAATGACTCAATTGTTACCTTTGATAGAAACCGTGAATTATACAAACAGAAAAAACGAGTTCGTGATATAAAAGACCTAGAAGAAATCGTAAATGCAAGTATTCGTCAAACGCTTGGTCGTTCGATTAACACAGTATTAACAGTGTTATTCCCGGTAATTGCGTTACTTATCTTCGGTAGTGAGTCACTTCGTAATTTCTCGTTTGCGTTACTTGTTGGATTAATCGTAGGTACGTATTCTTCTGTTTTCGTTGCCTCTCAAATTTGGTTACTACTTGAAAACCGTCGTTTGAAAAAGGGGAAAAACAAGAAGAAGGTTGAGAAAGTAGAATCTGAACCGCAAGTATAA
- a CDS encoding post-transcriptional regulator, which produces MLDKEALVESYRGQLQVVLESKVEEFHMFGYDRVTDNDIWKFLKVKKWKKIDSDVRLYELVNDVLRVSTNEYMTYLTVEAYQAPLWSFDEYENK; this is translated from the coding sequence ATGTTGGATAAAGAGGCTTTGGTAGAATCATACCGCGGACAGTTACAAGTCGTTTTAGAAAGTAAAGTAGAAGAGTTTCACATGTTTGGTTATGACCGAGTGACAGATAATGATATTTGGAAGTTTCTCAAGGTGAAAAAGTGGAAGAAGATAGACAGTGATGTTAGGTTATATGAATTAGTAAATGATGTATTAAGAGTAAGTACTAATGAATATATGACTTATTTAACTGTTGAAGCATATCAAGCGCCACTTTGGTCATTTGATGAATATGAAAATAAATAA
- the spoVB gene encoding stage V sporulation protein B, with protein sequence MTRQSFLKGAFILMIAGFITKILGFINRIVMARILGEEGVGLYMMAVPTFILAITLTQIGLPVAIAKFVAEAEAVNDKQRVKKILTVSLAITSIISIILTIGIMLLTPILAKTLLTDERTYYPLMAILPVVPVIAVSSVLRGYFQGKQNMKPSAYAQVLEQVVRITIIAVCIRLFLPYGVEYAAAGAMLSAVLGEVASLLFLLTLFQREKHLSIRSGFFTTVKESKNTFYSLMDIALPTTGSRLIGSVSYFFEPIVVMQSLAIAGVAASVATQQYGILNGYAFPLLSLPAFITYALSTALVPSISEAMAKRQHKLVEHRLQQALRISLITGGWSVVILYVFASPVLTLMYGSDSATAFIQLLAPCFLFHYFQSPLTSVLQALNLARAAMMNTFIGAIVKLIVIFALASRPEFQMMGVALAIAANIVTVTFLHYATVLKKIKFTIYAKDYIFGGLAIGIAGAFGFYLHKYIIFSHSLGVQTLWEITLTTIVYIFLLFAFKLIRKEELSRLPIIRKLSFLK encoded by the coding sequence ATGACGAGACAAAGCTTTTTAAAAGGTGCATTTATTTTAATGATAGCTGGCTTTATTACAAAAATCCTTGGATTCATTAACCGCATTGTAATGGCACGTATTTTAGGAGAAGAAGGCGTTGGCCTTTATATGATGGCTGTCCCCACCTTCATTTTAGCAATTACATTAACACAAATAGGTCTTCCCGTTGCAATCGCAAAATTTGTAGCAGAAGCTGAAGCAGTAAACGATAAACAAAGAGTTAAAAAAATCTTAACAGTCTCGCTAGCCATTACATCCATTATTAGTATCATTTTAACAATTGGGATTATGCTCCTCACACCTATTTTAGCAAAAACATTATTAACTGATGAAAGAACGTACTATCCGTTAATGGCTATTTTACCTGTCGTCCCTGTTATTGCCGTTTCTTCCGTTTTACGTGGTTATTTCCAAGGGAAACAAAATATGAAGCCTAGCGCTTATGCCCAAGTCCTAGAACAAGTTGTCCGCATTACAATTATCGCTGTATGCATTCGGTTATTTTTACCTTACGGCGTAGAATATGCTGCAGCTGGCGCTATGTTATCAGCCGTTCTTGGCGAAGTTGCATCTTTATTATTTTTACTTACTTTATTCCAACGCGAAAAACATCTATCTATACGCTCTGGGTTTTTCACTACGGTAAAGGAGAGCAAAAATACATTTTATTCTCTTATGGATATCGCACTTCCAACTACAGGAAGTCGTTTAATCGGTTCCGTTTCATATTTCTTTGAACCTATCGTTGTTATGCAAAGCTTAGCAATTGCCGGGGTTGCTGCTTCTGTCGCAACACAGCAATACGGTATATTGAACGGTTACGCCTTCCCGCTTCTATCACTACCTGCCTTTATTACATACGCTCTTTCTACAGCACTCGTCCCTTCCATTAGTGAAGCAATGGCAAAGAGACAGCACAAATTAGTGGAACACCGTTTACAACAAGCACTTCGAATTTCCTTAATTACTGGTGGATGGTCAGTCGTTATTTTATATGTATTTGCTTCACCCGTCTTAACGCTTATGTATGGATCGGACAGTGCAACAGCGTTCATCCAACTTCTTGCACCTTGCTTTTTATTTCATTATTTTCAAAGCCCACTTACATCTGTGTTGCAAGCTTTAAACTTAGCAAGAGCTGCTATGATGAACACATTTATTGGCGCTATCGTAAAATTAATCGTTATTTTTGCACTCGCTTCGCGCCCAGAATTCCAAATGATGGGGGTTGCTCTCGCAATCGCAGCAAATATAGTGACGGTAACATTCCTTCACTATGCTACTGTTTTAAAGAAAATTAAATTTACCATTTATGCAAAAGACTATATTTTTGGAGGACTTGCCATCGGTATTGCAGGCGCCTTCGGTTTTTACCTTCATAAGTATATTATTTTCTCTCATTCACTTGGCGTACAAACATTATGGGAAATCACTTTAACAACAATCGTTTATATTTTCCTCCTCTTTGCTTTCAAACTCATTCGAAAAGAAGAGTTGAGTCGCCTCCCTATCATTCGGAAACTTTCATTTTTGAAGTAA
- a CDS encoding DUF421 domain-containing protein: MEWVSIIGRTMLLYIIILIIFRFMGKREIGELSVLDLVVFIMLGEMAVVAIENTDKSLWHQLVPMIFLMCIQIILSVISLKFQRFRHLIEGEPAILINAGKIDEKKMRKQRYNIDDLMMQLREQGVGDVRDVEYAILEPSGKLSVFQKQKSKKSKNDMPIFTLPLIIDGEIQFNHLQMIEHTDEWLIGKLKNLGYNDITQILYCSFQNGQFFVDLKEN; encoded by the coding sequence ATGGAATGGGTATCAATAATTGGCCGGACGATGCTTTTGTATATCATTATCTTAATTATTTTCCGTTTTATGGGTAAACGTGAAATTGGAGAGTTAAGTGTATTAGATCTAGTCGTATTCATTATGCTTGGAGAAATGGCCGTAGTAGCAATTGAAAATACCGATAAATCACTTTGGCATCAATTAGTTCCAATGATTTTTCTTATGTGCATACAAATCATTTTGTCAGTTATATCTTTAAAGTTTCAACGTTTTCGACATTTAATAGAAGGGGAACCGGCTATCCTTATAAATGCGGGAAAGATTGATGAAAAAAAGATGCGGAAACAGCGCTATAACATAGACGATTTAATGATGCAACTAAGGGAGCAAGGGGTCGGGGATGTGCGGGATGTGGAATATGCTATTTTAGAACCGTCAGGGAAGTTGTCTGTTTTTCAAAAACAAAAAAGTAAAAAGAGTAAAAATGATATGCCAATTTTTACACTCCCATTAATTATTGATGGAGAAATTCAATTCAATCATTTGCAAATGATTGAACACACAGATGAATGGCTCATTGGAAAATTAAAAAACTTAGGTTATAACGATATAACACAAATTTTATACTGCAGCTTTCAAAATGGCCAATTTTTTGTTGATTTGAAAGAAAACTAG